In one window of Mercurialis annua linkage group LG4, ddMerAnnu1.2, whole genome shotgun sequence DNA:
- the LOC126677926 gene encoding uncharacterized protein LOC126677926 isoform X2 has product MASNGASTRPLDADTSLEKIKRQLASGSGRNLLQGPLLKRSETLRKWNERWMILDPTTGKMEYKTRRNEPIVKGTIIFDANSTITISPVNFNGLPKYDGCCIYIGTPQKKDYFLCAETPGAARAWVSTLLATQLVLKAHKEAVNSLSGNGSAKLGTVATVVAAANSTALECSKEIEAAMQISLRNALGMANNKTTDGPMDDLAIMKETLKVKDEELRNLARDIRARDSTITEIAEKLSETAEAAEAAAAAAHTMDEQRRIACAEMVRLSKASQKQLDSSLLKLKEFEEKVTTVSKERDELIKQRDSAFEEAHLWRSELAKARERAVILEGAVVRAEERVRVAEADAEARMKEASQKEAAAVTEKQELLAYVNMLQAQLQRQHIDSKQVFEKTESSEENVDKACLSVSRVTPASGDSIVDMGVDQANFQPIADTEWSDIQPTESRIADVKEIASETEGSSLDIPVVSSPVNNYLESQGNNFHQP; this is encoded by the exons ATGGCCTCTAATGGCGCTTCTACG AGACCACTGGACGCCGACACCAGCTTGGAAAAGATCAAACGGCAGTTAGCGTCCGGTTCTGGTCGGAATTTGTTGCAGGGTCCACTTCTCAAGCGATCTGAAACT TTAAGAAAATGGAATGAGAGATGGATGATATTGGACCCGACAACTGGAAAAATGGAATACAA AACTCGGAGAAATGAACCAATTGTAAAGGGAACTATCATCTTTGACGCAAATAGCACGATTACAATTTCTCCTGTCAACTTCAA TGGGCTTCCAAAGTACGATGGCTGCTGTATCT ACATTGGCACACCACAAAAGAAAGATTACTTCCTTTGTGCTGAGACTCCTGGTGCAGCTAGAGCATGGGTGTCAACATTACT TGCAACTCAGTTGGTTCTGAAGGCCCATAAAGAGGCTGTTAATTCCTTAAGTGGGAATGGCTCTGCAAAATTGGGGACAGTTGCAACTGTAGTTGCTGCAGCCAATTCAACAGCCCTTGAATGCTCCAAAGAAATTGAAGCTGCGATGCAGATTTCTTTGAGAAATGCTTTGGGAATGGCGAATAATAAGACAACTGATGGTCCAATGGACGATCTAGCAATCATGAAG GAGACGCTAAAAGTCAAGGATGAGGAACTGCGGAATTTAGCTCGAGATATCCGTGCTCGCGACTCAACAATAACGGAGATAGCTGAGAAACTATCTGAGACAGCTGAAGCTGCTGAGGCTGCAGCAGCTGCAGCCCATACAATGGATGAGCAAAGGAGAATTGCTTGTGCTGAGATGGTACGTTTATCAAAAGCTTCACAGAAGCAGCTGGACTCATCCTTGTTGAAG TTGAAAGAGTTTGAAGAGAAGGTTACCACTGTAAGCAAAGAAAGAGATGAACTGATCAAGCAGAGAGATTCTGCTTTTGAGGAAGCACATCTATGGCGTTCTGAGCTTGCAAAAGCCAGAGAGCGTGCTGTGATATTAGAAGGAGCGGTTGTGCGAGCAGAGGAGAGAGTCCGGGTGGCAGAAGCAGATGCTGAAGCTAGAATGAAAGAAGCTTCACAGAAAGAGGCAGCTGCTGTGACTGAGAAGCAAGAGCTTCTCGCATATGTGAATATGTTGCAGGCTCAACTTCAAAG GCAACATATTGATTCAAAGCAAGTATTTGAGAAGACCGAGTCATCAGAAGAGAATGTGGACAAAGCTTGTTTGAGTGTTTCAAGGGTTACTCCAGCCTCTGGGGACAGTATAGTGGACATGGGAGTTGATCAAGCAAATTTCCAGCCAATTGCAGATACTGAATGGAGTGACATTCAGCCAACGGAGTCGAGAATAGCTGACGTAAAAGAGATTGCTTCAGAAACGGAAGGAAGCAGTTTGGATATTCCTGTTGTTAGCTCGCCTGTTAATAATTATCTCGAGTCACAAGGTAACAATTTTCATCAGCCTTGA
- the LOC126677926 gene encoding uncharacterized protein LOC126677926 isoform X1: MASNGASTQRPLDADTSLEKIKRQLASGSGRNLLQGPLLKRSETLRKWNERWMILDPTTGKMEYKTRRNEPIVKGTIIFDANSTITISPVNFNGLPKYDGCCIYIGTPQKKDYFLCAETPGAARAWVSTLLATQLVLKAHKEAVNSLSGNGSAKLGTVATVVAAANSTALECSKEIEAAMQISLRNALGMANNKTTDGPMDDLAIMKETLKVKDEELRNLARDIRARDSTITEIAEKLSETAEAAEAAAAAAHTMDEQRRIACAEMVRLSKASQKQLDSSLLKLKEFEEKVTTVSKERDELIKQRDSAFEEAHLWRSELAKARERAVILEGAVVRAEERVRVAEADAEARMKEASQKEAAAVTEKQELLAYVNMLQAQLQRQHIDSKQVFEKTESSEENVDKACLSVSRVTPASGDSIVDMGVDQANFQPIADTEWSDIQPTESRIADVKEIASETEGSSLDIPVVSSPVNNYLESQGNNFHQP, encoded by the exons ATGGCCTCTAATGGCGCTTCTACG CAGAGACCACTGGACGCCGACACCAGCTTGGAAAAGATCAAACGGCAGTTAGCGTCCGGTTCTGGTCGGAATTTGTTGCAGGGTCCACTTCTCAAGCGATCTGAAACT TTAAGAAAATGGAATGAGAGATGGATGATATTGGACCCGACAACTGGAAAAATGGAATACAA AACTCGGAGAAATGAACCAATTGTAAAGGGAACTATCATCTTTGACGCAAATAGCACGATTACAATTTCTCCTGTCAACTTCAA TGGGCTTCCAAAGTACGATGGCTGCTGTATCT ACATTGGCACACCACAAAAGAAAGATTACTTCCTTTGTGCTGAGACTCCTGGTGCAGCTAGAGCATGGGTGTCAACATTACT TGCAACTCAGTTGGTTCTGAAGGCCCATAAAGAGGCTGTTAATTCCTTAAGTGGGAATGGCTCTGCAAAATTGGGGACAGTTGCAACTGTAGTTGCTGCAGCCAATTCAACAGCCCTTGAATGCTCCAAAGAAATTGAAGCTGCGATGCAGATTTCTTTGAGAAATGCTTTGGGAATGGCGAATAATAAGACAACTGATGGTCCAATGGACGATCTAGCAATCATGAAG GAGACGCTAAAAGTCAAGGATGAGGAACTGCGGAATTTAGCTCGAGATATCCGTGCTCGCGACTCAACAATAACGGAGATAGCTGAGAAACTATCTGAGACAGCTGAAGCTGCTGAGGCTGCAGCAGCTGCAGCCCATACAATGGATGAGCAAAGGAGAATTGCTTGTGCTGAGATGGTACGTTTATCAAAAGCTTCACAGAAGCAGCTGGACTCATCCTTGTTGAAG TTGAAAGAGTTTGAAGAGAAGGTTACCACTGTAAGCAAAGAAAGAGATGAACTGATCAAGCAGAGAGATTCTGCTTTTGAGGAAGCACATCTATGGCGTTCTGAGCTTGCAAAAGCCAGAGAGCGTGCTGTGATATTAGAAGGAGCGGTTGTGCGAGCAGAGGAGAGAGTCCGGGTGGCAGAAGCAGATGCTGAAGCTAGAATGAAAGAAGCTTCACAGAAAGAGGCAGCTGCTGTGACTGAGAAGCAAGAGCTTCTCGCATATGTGAATATGTTGCAGGCTCAACTTCAAAG GCAACATATTGATTCAAAGCAAGTATTTGAGAAGACCGAGTCATCAGAAGAGAATGTGGACAAAGCTTGTTTGAGTGTTTCAAGGGTTACTCCAGCCTCTGGGGACAGTATAGTGGACATGGGAGTTGATCAAGCAAATTTCCAGCCAATTGCAGATACTGAATGGAGTGACATTCAGCCAACGGAGTCGAGAATAGCTGACGTAAAAGAGATTGCTTCAGAAACGGAAGGAAGCAGTTTGGATATTCCTGTTGTTAGCTCGCCTGTTAATAATTATCTCGAGTCACAAGGTAACAATTTTCATCAGCCTTGA
- the LOC126676583 gene encoding transcription factor JUNGBRUNNEN 1-like, which produces MDSETNISKDDDEEEETKLPGFRFHPTDEELVGFYLRRKVEQKPITLQLIKQIDIYKYDPWELPMSSVVGENKEGYFFCKRGRKYKNSIRPNRVTTSGFWKATGIDNPIYSDDRQCVGLKKSLVYYRGSAGKGTKTDWMMHEFRLPPNPTLSQQPAEVWTLCRIFKRVATYKKYAAGDWKQTASKPKMTSPQDQTCSFESGNSSSTAEKHVFISFRDSSSSSSSILRPAVNGNQLRMAQYPPHHHQLSSITTQNEDYNRDDFFANRNWDELRSVVGLAIDPSHLPFNDYK; this is translated from the exons atGGATTCAGAGACGAATATTAGTAaggatgatgatgaagaagaagaaactaaGCTTCCAGGGTTTCGATTTCATCCGACGGATGAAGAGCTTGTCGGGTTCTATCTCCGACGAAAGGTCGAACAGAAACCTATTACTCTTCAACTTATCAAACAGATTGATATCTACAAGTATGATCCATGGGAATTACCAA tgagcaGTGTAGTGGGAGAGAATAAGGAAGGGTATTTCTTCTGCAAAAGAGGGAGAAAATATAAGAACAGCATAAGACCCAATAGGGTAACGACATCTGGATTTTGGAAAGCAACTGGGATTGACAACCCTATTTATTCTGATGATCGTCAATGCGTGGGCCTCAAGAAATCACTGGTTTACTACAGAGGCAGTGCTGGAAAAGGAACTAAAACTGATTGGATGATGCATGAGTTTCGTCTTCCTCCCAATCCCACCCTTTCTCAACAACCTGCA GAAGTTTGGACACTATGTCGAATTTTCAAAAGAGTAGCAACATACAAAAAATACGCAGCTGGAGATTGGAAGCAAACAGCATCGAAACCGAAAATGACATCGCCTCAAGATCAAACATGCAGCTTCGAATCTGGAAACAGTAGCAGTACTGCAGAGAAACATGTATTCATCAGTTTCAGAGattcatcatcatcttcatcgtCAATACTTCGACCCGCAGTTAATGGAAATCAATTGCGTATGGCTCAATATCCTCCTCATCATCATCAGCTTAGCTCCATAACTACTCAGAATGAAGACTACAATAGAGATGATTTCTTTGCGAATCGAAACTGGGATGAGCTCCGATCAGTGGTTGGCCTAGCCATTGATCCGTCTCACCTGCCTTTTAATGATTATAAATGA
- the LOC126679022 gene encoding glutathione S-transferase F9-like produces the protein MVVKVYGPAYASPKRVLVCLIEKEIEFETVPVDLIKGENKDPDFLKLQPFGAVPVVQDGDYTLFESRAIIRYYAEKYKSQGTDLLGKTIEERGLVEQWLEVEAQSYHPHIYNMVIHVLFASALGFPPDEKLIKESEEKLALVLDIYEETLSKSKYLAGDFFSLADLSHLPFTQYLVGAMKRDYMIKSRKHVSAWWDDISNRPSWKKVLQQHKYLFE, from the exons atggtggTGAAAGTGTACGGTCCAGCTTATGCTTCACCGAAGAGGGTTCTTGTTTGTCTGattgaaaaagaaattgaatttGAGACTGTGCCAGTTGATCTCATCAAAGGAGAGAATAAAGATCCTGATTTTCTCAAGTTGCAG CCTTTTGGAGCAGTTCCTGTAGTTCAAGATGGAGATTACACTTTATTTG AGTCTCGAGCCATCATAAGGTATTACGCAGAGAAATACAAGTCTCAAGGAACTGATTTGCTGGGGAAGACAATAGAAGAAAGGGGGCTAGTAGAACAATGGCTAGAAGTAGAGGCACAGAGCTACCACCCACATATCTACAACATGGTAATTCACGTATTATTCGCATCAGCTTTAGGGTTTCCTCCGGATGAGAAGCTTATCAAAGAGAGTGAAGAGAAACTCGCACTGGTGTTGGACATTTACGAGGAGACGCTGTCGAAGAGCAAGTACTTAGCTGGTGATTTCTTTAGCCTTGCTGATCTCAGTCACTTGCCATTTACTCAGTACCTAGTGGGTGCAATGAAGAGGGACTATATGATAAAGAGCAGAAAACATGTTAGTGCTTGGTGGGATGATATTAGTAACAGGCCATCTTGGAAGAAGGTTCTCCAGCAGCACAAGTATCTTTTTGAATAG
- the LOC126679486 gene encoding protein JASON, giving the protein MICELLNREIKLIFRSVFTYLDTSVSRAMGCFFGCFRITDDGDDHQRRRRHPHLVANSARSVIPPEAVMSKNRLSALFLTEVEKEREDIESNYGRRGDSLGSPQINKELIAEAKFLKASGTLPETPAEIRKASEKLRYSPPPDGNESKSSDYHSWLPNTSLKKLQLDKQIVEPFSPIKVCEDWGCGSVSSEQTPSSCISNEQNTGMVSASSVEDVTNVPFKNKSVRFDCNFDTASSKGSSSESQRYVLGRYKSPGDMSVSKNSPKPTPLKLSDEMQTPGTVFPASVEGLANGKTRIRSQYVHPVLNPVENASQWKVLQQGASSFHEQLSELKESPEQLENSTPKSEVGVKDTSRQESKVEASLSSWLKPRESTRMDNTIDDGSESAKKVFGRTPMDRPIIGMVAAHWNENEPTQISPKWWDGNGIPNSTNKYKEDQKVSWHATPFEERLEKALSEESFISQKKSISGRPIVFDEHDESDTALSTFQASTHSKSVISF; this is encoded by the exons ATGATATGTGAATTGTTGAACAgagaaattaaattgattttcagATCAGTTTTTACATATTTAGACACCTCAGTTTCTCGAGCTATGGGCTGTTTTTTTGGATGTTTTCGTATTACCGACGACGGCGACGATCATCAACGCCGCCGCCGTCATCCTCATCTCGTCGCTAATTCCGCTCGATCTGTTATTCCGCCT GAAGCTGTTATGTCTAAGAATCGTTTATCGGCTCTATTTTTAACTGAAG ttgaaaaagagagagaagatATAGAAAGCAATTACGGGAGACGGGGTGATTCTTTGGGATCTCCACAAATCAACAAGGAGTTGATAGCTGAg GCTAAATTTCTGAAAGCCTCCGGTACACTACCTGAGACACCTGCTGAGATTCGGAAAGCATCTGAGAAGTTAAGGTATTCGCCTCCTCCAGATGGTAATGAATCAAAATCTTCAGATTATCATTCATGGCTTCCAAATACATCTCTCAAGAAGCTACAGCTGGATAAGCAAATTGTCGAGCCATTTTCTCCTATCAAAGTTTGTGAAGATTGGGGTTGCGGTTCTGTTTCTTCGGAGCAGACACCCAGCAG CTGCATATCCAATGAGCAGAACACTGGAATGGTATCTGCTAGCTCTGTTGAAGATG TTACAAATGTCCCTTTCAAGAACAAATCAGTTCGCTTTGATTGCAATTTTGATACAGCTTCATCTAAAGGATCTTCATCTGAAAGTCAGCGTTATGTTTTGGGGAGATATAAATCCCCTGGGGATATGAGTGTGTCAAAAAATTCTCCTAAACCAACTCCTTTAAAGCTTTCTGACGAAATGCAAACACCTGGAACTGTTTTCCCTGCAAGTGTAGAAGGTTTAGCAAATGGAAAGACTAGGATTAGATCCCAATATGTGCATCCTGTTCTGAATCCAGTGGAGAATGCATCTCAATGGAAGGTTCTACAGCAAGGTGCTTCTAGTTTCCATGAACAGTTAAGTGAGCTCAAAGAATCTCCTGAACAGCTGGAAAATTCAACACCTAAGTCAGAAGTTGGAGTGAAAGACACTTCTAGGCAAGAATCAAAGGTGGAAGCAAGTCTATCTTCTTGGCTCAAACCCCGAGAATCAACTCGTATGGATAATACAATAGATGATGGAAGTGAATCTGCTAAAAAAGTTTTTGGTAGAACTCCTATGGACAGGCCTATTATTGGAATGGTTGCTGCTCATTGGAATGAAAATGAACCAACTCAAATCTCCCCCAAGTGGTGGGATGGGAATGGTATCCCAAATTCAACTAATAAATACAAGGAA GATCAGAAAGTTAGTTGGCATGCTACGCCATTCGAGGAGAGGTTAGAGAAGGCACTGTCTGAAGAGAGTTTCATTTCACAAAA GAAGTCTATAAGCGGGAGACCCATAGTTTTCGATGAGCACGATGAAAGTGATACTGCTCTTTCTACATTCCAGGCTTCAACACATTCCAAGTCAGTTATTTCATTCTGA
- the LOC126679574 gene encoding uncharacterized protein LOC126679574 — MATKSYQNQAELLLKEYLLDDSFIPCTSIIFGIFASKMVYDLTKLFSAGYFKSYSNLTKFQRIEWNNRSISTFHAIFITAISLYLVFSSNLFSDHPAGPVTFRSSSLSTFALGASVGYFIADIGMIIWFYPSLGGVEYVIHHLLSMITVAYAMLTGEGQLYTFMVLISETTTPAINLRWYLDTAGMKKSRAYLINGIVIFFAWLVARILLFIYLFYQIYLYYDQLKQMNVFGFVLALTVPVVLSIMNLMWFWKIIRGLKKTLAKRH, encoded by the exons ATGGCAACGAAATCATACCAAAATCAAGCAGAGTTGCTGCTGAAGGAATATTTGCTAGATGATTCTTTTATTCCTTGCACTTCAATTATTTTTGGCATATTTGCTTCCAAGATG GTTTATGATCTTACCAAGTTGTTTAGTGCGGGCTACTTCAAGAGCTACTCCAACCTTACGAAGTTCCAGCGCATTGAGTGGAATAACAG GTCTATATCCACCTTTCATGCCATTTTCATAACAGCTATATCATTGTACTTGGTCTTTTCCTCTAATCTTTTTTCCGATCATCCTGCTGGGCCTGTAACATTCCGAAGTTCTTCATTGTCTACATTTGCATTAGGG GCTTCTGTTGGTTACTTCATTGCTGACATTGGGATGATTATCTGGTTTTATCCTTCTCTAGGTGGAGTGGAATAT GTAATTCATCATCTTCTTTCCATGATAACTGTGGCATATGCTATGTTAACTGGGGAAGGTCAACTTTACACATTCATGGTTCTTATCTCAGAGACGACTACCCCTGCGATCAATCTGAGATG GTATCTTGACACAGCAGGAATGAAGAAGTCTAGAGCGTACCTCATAAATGGGATAGTAATATTTTTCGCTTGGCTG GTTGCTAGGATACTCTTATTTATTTACCTTTTTTACCAGATCTACCTGTACTATGATCAG CTGAAGCAAATGAACGTGTTTGGGTTTGTGTTGGCACTAACTGTGCCAGTAGTGCTATCGATCATGAACTTGATGTGGTTTTGGAAGATTATAAGGGGACTGAAAAAGACATTAGCAAAAAGGCATTAG
- the LOC126676199 gene encoding uncharacterized protein LOC126676199 — translation MEAFGGGGNGGFWGWNWELNNHLNKKKKKPYNNSKSNASESASGGGGFRFPLKQAATAGSLALTGDTIAQATERWRNSKTPADSIPPSHDSGENDDYTHLMRTILLDHDWLRALRMTSYGFLLYGPGSYAWYQHLDRCLPRQSVKNVMLKVLLNQIVLGPCVIAVIFAWNNLWQGKLSMLPAKYKKDALPTLFYGFRFWIPVSVLNFWVVPLQARVAFMSMGSIFWNFCLSSTMNK, via the exons ATGGAAGCATTCGGCGGCGGCGGAAATGGCGGGTTTTGGGGTTGGAACTGGGAACTCAATAATCATCTgaacaagaagaaaaagaaaccatATAACAATTCCAAAAGTAACGCATCCGAATCCGCGAGTGGCGGCGGTGGTTTCCGTTTTCCTTTGAAGCAAGCAGCTACTGCTGGCTCACTCGCTCTCACCGGAGACACAATCGCCCAAGCTACAGAGCGTTGGAGAAATAGCAAAACGCCCGCCGATTCTATCCCTCCTTCTCACGATTCCGGCGAAAACGATGATTACACT CATCTCATGCGGACCATCCTTTTGGACCATGATTGGCTCCGTGCCTTGCGAATGACTTCTTATGGGTTTCTACTATATGGCCCTGGTTCTTACGCATGGTATCAGCATCTTGATCGTTGTTTGCCTCGGCAGTCAGTGAAGAATGTAATGCTGAAG GTATTGTTGAACCAAATAGTACTTGGTCCATGTGTGATTGCTGTTATCTTTGCATGGAATAATTTATGGCAAGGCAAACTTTCAATGCTTCCTGCAAAGTACAAAAAAGACGCCCTTCCCACACTTTTTTATG GTTTTAGGTTTTGGATCCCAGTCAGCGTTTTGAATTTCTG GGTGGTTCCGCTCCAAGCTCGTGTAGCTTTTATGTCGATGGGGTCGATATTTTGGAATTTCTGCTTATCATCAACAATGAACAAGTAG